One genomic segment of Streptomyces sp. TLI_146 includes these proteins:
- a CDS encoding alpha/beta fold hydrolase has product MTETPVTETPEPAKAPTLQYRIDGPDDAPVLVLGPSLGTTWHMWDRQIPELAGTWRIVRFDLPGHGGAPAHPAVSVSELGDRLIATLDELGVRRFGYAGSAIGAAVGADLALRHPQRLASLALIAASPRFGTADEFRQRGVVVRSNGMDPMARSAPERWFTPAYAAAQPAIVEWAVQMVRTTDPGCYIAACEALAAFDIRADLARIGVPTLVLAGAEDRVTGPGDARTLVAGIPEARLAVVPGAAHLAPVEQPAAVTDLLVHHFSTSWHETLPAIPVPPAPPVAVAAPPSPSPQTLHVPVPMAAEPVPAPAPEAPGRPDPYEQGMKLRREVLGDARVDAETAEADGFTGDFQELATRYAWGEVWARDGLDRRTRAVVALAALVAGGHLDEVAAHTRAALRAGLTPDEIKEVLLQTSVYCGLPAAGAAFRAAAVVIREETTPQAGFTDGL; this is encoded by the coding sequence GTGACTGAGACGCCTGTGACCGAGACGCCCGAGCCCGCGAAGGCCCCGACCCTCCAGTACCGCATCGACGGCCCCGACGACGCGCCCGTCCTGGTGCTCGGCCCTTCGCTCGGGACGACCTGGCACATGTGGGACCGCCAGATCCCCGAGCTGGCCGGGACCTGGCGGATCGTCCGGTTCGATCTTCCCGGGCACGGCGGCGCCCCGGCGCACCCGGCGGTCTCCGTCTCCGAGCTCGGCGATCGGCTGATCGCCACCCTCGACGAGCTGGGCGTGCGGCGCTTCGGTTACGCGGGCAGTGCGATCGGCGCGGCCGTCGGTGCCGATCTGGCGCTGCGGCATCCGCAGCGGCTCGCCTCGCTGGCCTTGATCGCCGCCTCGCCCCGGTTCGGTACCGCCGACGAGTTCCGCCAGCGCGGTGTGGTCGTGCGCAGCAACGGCATGGACCCGATGGCCCGCAGCGCGCCCGAGCGCTGGTTCACGCCCGCGTACGCCGCGGCCCAGCCCGCCATCGTGGAGTGGGCCGTCCAGATGGTCCGCACCACCGACCCCGGCTGCTACATCGCCGCCTGCGAGGCGCTGGCCGCCTTCGACATCCGCGCCGACCTCGCCCGTATCGGCGTCCCCACGCTGGTCCTCGCCGGCGCCGAGGACCGGGTGACCGGGCCCGGCGACGCGCGCACCCTGGTCGCCGGGATACCCGAAGCGCGGCTCGCGGTGGTGCCGGGCGCCGCGCACCTGGCGCCGGTCGAGCAGCCCGCCGCCGTCACCGATCTGCTGGTGCACCACTTCTCGACGTCCTGGCACGAGACGCTCCCGGCGATCCCGGTACCGCCCGCGCCGCCGGTCGCCGTCGCCGCGCCGCCGTCGCCGTCGCCGCAGACCCTGCACGTCCCCGTCCCGATGGCCGCCGAGCCCGTACCGGCCCCGGCGCCCGAGGCCCCCGGGCGGCCCGACCCGTACGAACAGGGCATGAAGCTGCGGCGCGAGGTCCTCGGGGACGCGCGCGTGGACGCCGAGACCGCCGAGGCCGACGGCTTCACCGGCGACTTCCAGGAGCTCGCCACCCGCTACGCCTGGGGCGAGGTGTGGGCCCGCGACGGGCTCGACCGGCGCACCCGGGCCGTCGTCGCGCTCGCCGCGCTGGTCGCGGGCGGCCACCTCGACGAGGTCGCGGCCCACACCCGCGCCGCCCTGCGGGCCGGGCTCACCCCCGACGAGATCAAGGAAGTGCTGCTCCAGACGTCCGTGTACTGCGGCCTCCCGGCGGCGGGCGCGGCCTTCCGGGCGGCCGCCGTAGTCATCCGCGAGGAGACCACCCCGCAGGCGGGGTTCACCGACGGGCTCTGA
- a CDS encoding MBL fold metallo-hydrolase, with the protein MSLKLTKKTHACVRLEKDGRTLVIDPGAFSEADAALGADAVLVTHEHPDHFAEDRLRTALEANPAAEIWTLRSVAEKISAAFPGRVHTVGHGDAFSAAGFDVQVHGELHAVIHPDLPRITNVGFLVDGSLFHPGDALTVPDHPVDTLMLPVQAPWSKISEVIEYVREVKPRRAIDIHDALLTDLARPIYDTHLGNLGGADHARLAPGDSTEL; encoded by the coding sequence ATGAGCCTGAAGCTGACCAAGAAGACCCACGCGTGCGTCCGGCTGGAGAAGGACGGCCGGACGCTGGTCATCGACCCCGGCGCCTTCAGCGAGGCGGACGCCGCACTCGGCGCGGACGCCGTCCTCGTCACCCACGAGCACCCCGACCACTTCGCCGAGGACCGGCTGCGGACCGCTCTGGAGGCCAACCCGGCCGCCGAGATCTGGACCCTGCGCAGCGTCGCGGAGAAGATCTCGGCGGCCTTCCCCGGCCGGGTCCACACCGTCGGGCACGGCGACGCGTTCAGCGCGGCCGGGTTCGACGTCCAGGTCCACGGCGAGCTGCACGCGGTGATCCATCCGGACCTCCCGAGGATCACCAACGTCGGCTTCCTGGTGGACGGTTCGCTCTTCCACCCCGGCGACGCGCTGACCGTCCCGGACCACCCGGTGGACACGCTGATGCTGCCGGTGCAGGCGCCCTGGAGCAAGATCTCCGAAGTGATCGAGTACGTACGGGAGGTCAAGCCGCGCCGCGCCATCGACATCCACGACGCGCTCCTGACCGACCTCGCCCGGCCCATCTACGACACCCACCTGGGCAATCTGGGCGGCGCCGACCACGCCCGGCTGGCCCCGGGGGACTCGACGGAGCTGTGA
- a CDS encoding exodeoxyribonuclease III: MRIATWNVNSITARLPRLLAWLESTGTDVLCIQETKTTLEGFPAAELRELGYESAVHATGRWNGVALVSRVGLDDVVLGLPGDPGFEDTLEPRAVSATCGGVRLWSVYVPNGREVGHGHYAYKLAWFEALKAAVAQDAAGERPFAVLGDFNVAPTDEDVFDVAFFEGQTHVTEPERAALAALREAGLSDVVPRPLKYDRPYTYWDYRQLSFPKNRGMRIDLVYGNAPFAKAVKDSYVDREERKGKGASDHAPVVVDLEI; encoded by the coding sequence ATGCGCATCGCGACCTGGAACGTCAACTCGATCACCGCCCGGCTGCCCCGTCTCCTGGCCTGGCTGGAGAGCACCGGCACGGATGTGCTGTGCATCCAGGAGACCAAGACCACCCTGGAGGGCTTCCCCGCCGCCGAGCTCCGCGAGCTGGGCTACGAGTCGGCGGTCCACGCGACGGGGCGGTGGAACGGGGTGGCGCTGGTCTCCCGGGTCGGCCTGGACGACGTGGTGCTCGGTCTGCCCGGCGACCCCGGCTTCGAGGACACCCTGGAGCCCCGCGCCGTCTCGGCGACCTGCGGCGGAGTCCGCCTGTGGTCGGTGTACGTGCCGAACGGCCGCGAGGTCGGCCACGGCCACTACGCGTACAAGCTGGCCTGGTTCGAGGCCCTGAAGGCGGCCGTCGCGCAGGACGCGGCGGGGGAGCGGCCGTTCGCGGTGCTCGGTGACTTCAACGTCGCCCCGACCGACGAGGACGTCTTCGACGTGGCGTTCTTCGAGGGCCAGACCCATGTCACCGAGCCCGAGCGGGCCGCGCTCGCCGCGCTGCGCGAGGCGGGCCTGTCCGACGTGGTGCCCCGCCCCCTGAAGTACGACCGGCCGTACACGTACTGGGACTACCGCCAGCTGTCCTTCCCCAAGAACCGGGGCATGCGCATCGACCTGGTGTACGGCAACGCGCCGTTCGCCAAGGCGGTCAAGGACAGCTATGTGGACCGCGAGGAGCGCAAGGGCAAGGGCGCCTCCGACCACGCCCCGGTGGTCGTGGACCTGGAGATCTGA
- a CDS encoding DUF6278 family protein, whose product MNILDNWRKRHGSQRTAALAEAVQTDPEGVGELLAECELLRVRAQQAGLELDDSPASLAALDQLPPHWRDDPEELPGLGNDAGLYLGTVLVRTVEGASWQVWPSGEPVVRLASGREIDVVGAGTEWAASGTPELSQIYAEAAEI is encoded by the coding sequence ATGAACATCCTGGACAACTGGCGCAAGCGGCACGGCTCGCAGCGGACGGCGGCGCTCGCCGAGGCGGTGCAGACCGATCCGGAGGGCGTGGGCGAGCTCCTCGCGGAGTGCGAGCTGCTCCGCGTCAGGGCGCAGCAGGCCGGGCTCGAACTCGACGACAGCCCCGCGTCGTTGGCGGCGCTCGACCAGCTGCCGCCGCACTGGCGCGACGACCCGGAGGAGCTGCCCGGCCTGGGCAACGACGCGGGGCTGTACCTGGGGACCGTCCTGGTGCGCACCGTCGAGGGCGCCTCCTGGCAGGTGTGGCCGAGCGGGGAGCCGGTGGTGCGGCTCGCCTCGGGGCGCGAGATCGACGTGGTGGGGGCCGGGACCGAGTGGGCGGCGAGCGGAACACCCGAGCTGTCGCAGATCTACGCGGAGGCCGCGGAGAT